In the Syntrophorhabdus sp. genome, one interval contains:
- a CDS encoding CDP-alcohol phosphatidyltransferase family protein, whose protein sequence is MTKGDATRSMNLPNILSIFRFFVTFYFIYAVYQGRMRLALYLFLIQGISDLLDGFIARVTGSKTELGAYLDPIADKTMLVAAFIMLYVVDIIPGWLTVLVLGRDVVIAAGYLVLYRYASNVKPRPTIFGKVTTACQIATILYALWSADRIDLGSYNTVLF, encoded by the coding sequence ATGACGAAGGGTGACGCCACGCGGTCCATGAACCTTCCCAATATCCTTTCCATATTCCGTTTCTTTGTCACATTCTATTTCATCTATGCCGTCTACCAGGGACGTATGCGCCTTGCCCTCTATCTTTTTCTCATCCAGGGCATATCGGACCTTCTTGACGGCTTCATTGCGCGGGTGACGGGATCGAAGACCGAGCTCGGCGCTTACCTCGACCCCATTGCCGACAAGACCATGCTCGTTGCCGCCTTCATCATGCTCTATGTCGTCGATATCATCCCGGGCTGGCTCACGGTCCTTGTCCTCGGAAGGGACGTTGTCATCGCTGCCGGTTACCTGGTCCTGTACCGCTACGCCAGCAACGTCAAGCCGAGGCCGACGATCTTCGGCAAGGTGACCACGGCATGCCAGATAGCAACCATACTGTACGCGCTCTGGTCAGCGGACAGGATCGACCTCGGGTCGTACAACACGGTGCTCTTC
- the dnaB gene encoding replicative DNA helicase yields MARVLKNARDVAGPAAVRVPPQNIEVEQSLLGGLLIDPESMNKVVDVVGPSDFYRDAHGKIFDLMVHLYEKNDAIDIITVSSLAKDRNLVEAIGGVTYLNTLVDLMPSAANVAYYARIVKEKSLVRTIINVATEIIEKGFNTETDIDTYIDEAEKLIFQVSENKLKPTYLPVKDFVMENIKTIERLYEKKQTVTGVPTGFIDLDRLTSGLQPSDLIIVAGRPSMGKTSFSMNIAQHVSMLKENPIPVGIFSLEMSKEQLVTRLLSSESEIEHSKLRTGTFSREEWPKLVRAAGKLSEAHMFIDDSPALSVLELRARARRLKKEHDVGLIVVDYLQLMRGRSGGGDRREQEISEISRFLKALAKEINIPVIAISQLNRAPETREKENKRPRLADLRESGAIEQDADVILFIYRDEVYNKDRDDNKGVAEVIIGKQRNGPTDTVKLSFIDKCATFRNGYYQDDEG; encoded by the coding sequence ATGGCCCGGGTCCTAAAGAATGCCAGGGATGTGGCGGGCCCTGCCGCAGTGCGGGTTCCCCCCCAGAACATCGAGGTCGAGCAGTCATTGCTCGGCGGGCTTCTCATCGACCCGGAATCCATGAACAAGGTGGTCGACGTCGTCGGTCCCTCCGATTTCTATCGCGATGCCCATGGGAAGATCTTCGACCTCATGGTCCATCTCTACGAGAAGAACGATGCCATCGATATCATCACGGTAAGCAGTCTCGCGAAGGACAGGAACCTTGTCGAGGCCATAGGCGGCGTGACCTATCTCAACACCCTTGTGGACCTCATGCCGTCGGCGGCCAATGTCGCTTACTATGCCAGGATCGTAAAGGAGAAGTCCCTTGTCCGGACCATTATCAATGTGGCCACGGAGATCATCGAGAAAGGTTTCAACACCGAGACCGACATCGACACGTATATAGACGAGGCCGAGAAGCTCATCTTCCAGGTCTCGGAGAACAAGCTCAAGCCCACCTACCTGCCCGTCAAAGATTTTGTGATGGAGAACATAAAGACCATCGAGCGTCTCTATGAGAAAAAGCAGACGGTCACGGGGGTCCCCACGGGTTTCATCGACCTCGACAGGCTGACGAGCGGCCTGCAGCCCTCGGACCTCATCATTGTCGCCGGAAGGCCCAGCATGGGGAAGACCTCCTTTTCCATGAACATCGCCCAACATGTCTCCATGCTGAAAGAGAACCCCATCCCCGTGGGCATCTTCTCGCTGGAGATGTCCAAGGAGCAGCTCGTCACGAGGCTCTTGAGTTCCGAGTCCGAGATAGAGCATTCGAAGCTCCGCACGGGCACCTTCTCGCGGGAAGAGTGGCCGAAACTGGTCAGGGCCGCGGGGAAGCTCAGCGAGGCCCACATGTTCATCGACGACTCGCCGGCGCTGTCCGTCCTCGAACTGAGGGCGCGGGCGCGCCGCCTCAAGAAAGAGCACGACGTGGGTCTTATCGTCGTCGATTATCTCCAGCTCATGCGGGGGCGCTCGGGCGGGGGGGACCGCAGGGAACAGGAGATATCCGAGATATCACGGTTCCTCAAGGCGCTGGCAAAGGAGATCAATATCCCCGTCATCGCCATTTCACAGCTCAACAGGGCGCCCGAGACCCGCGAGAAGGAGAACAAGCGGCCGCGTCTTGCGGACCTTCGGGAATCGGGGGCCATCGAGCAGGATGCCGACGTCATCCTCTTCATTTACCGCGATGAAGTGTATAATAAGGACAGGGATGACAACAAGGGCGTCGCCGAGGTGATCATCGGAAAACAGCGGAACGGACCCACCGACACCGTGAAGCTGAGTTTTATCGATAAATGTGCCACGTTCAGGAACGGTTACTATCAAGATGACGAAGGGTGA
- a CDS encoding 50S ribosomal protein L9, which yields MKLILIEDVQGTGKKGDAVTVRDGYGRNFLVPRGLAVQATLGNVARFENIVRSVSNKKARDLETASELKAKLEETTLTIKKKAGEDGRLFGSVTHKDIVEAVQAFSGVEVDRKLIRLEEPIKSTGSHTVVIHLQPDVNAEVKIEVEKEEA from the coding sequence ATGAAGCTCATACTCATTGAAGATGTCCAGGGTACAGGGAAAAAGGGCGATGCGGTGACCGTCAGGGACGGGTACGGGAGGAACTTTCTCGTTCCCAGGGGACTGGCCGTGCAAGCGACTCTAGGAAACGTGGCCCGCTTCGAGAACATTGTGCGCAGCGTTTCGAACAAAAAGGCGCGGGATCTTGAGACCGCCTCGGAGTTGAAAGCGAAGCTGGAGGAAACGACCCTGACGATCAAGAAGAAGGCCGGCGAGGACGGCAGGCTCTTCGGCTCCGTTACCCACAAGGACATTGTCGAGGCCGTCCAGGCCTTCTCGGGTGTGGAGGTGGACAGGAAGCTGATCCGCCTTGAGGAGCCGATCAAGTCGACCGGTTCGCACACGGTTGTGATCCACCTGCAGCCGGATGTCAACGCCGAGGTCAAGATCGAGGTGGAAAAAGAAGAGGCTTAA